Proteins co-encoded in one Brassica oleracea var. oleracea cultivar TO1000 chromosome C4, BOL, whole genome shotgun sequence genomic window:
- the LOC106340500 gene encoding protein MIZU-KUSSEI 1-like, with protein MMQYQELALQRSFSFNSSKINPANSPAHGLHARSPSSTTLIPTIPHHELFLVPCRNCSSSSSSHRPVSSSSSNKTVKVTVKLPSFLRSLMNLINLPTCNVLSLPSPPSSSSSVSNQLISLVRGGSSSLGRRVTGTLYGHRRGHVTFSVQYGPRSDPVLLLDLAMSTATLVKEMASGLVRIALECEKRHRSGTKLFQEPKWTMYCNGRKCGAAVSRGGACTESDWRVLNTVSRVTVGAGVIPTAKSIDDVSGDGGFGGGTELGELLYMRGRFERVVGSRDSEAFYMMNPDKNGGPELSIFLLRI; from the coding sequence ATGATGCAGTATCAAGAACTCGCTCTTCAAAGAAGCTTCAGCTTCAACTCAAGCAAGATCAATCCGGCCAACTCTCCGGCTCATGGCCTACACGCCCGTTCACCTTCCTCTACCACTTTGATCCCAACCATCCCTCACCACGAACTCTTCCTCGTACCCTGCCGCAATTGCTCCTCCTCATCCTCCTCCCACCGACCAGTCTCCTCTTCCTCCTCTAACAAAACCGTGAAAGTCACCGTGAAGCTTCCATCCTTCTTACGTTCCCTCATGAACCTCATTAACCTCCCCACATGCAACGTCCTCTCGCTTCCTTCTCCTCCATCTTCTTCCTCCAGCGTCTCTAACCAGCTGATCTCGCTCGTCAGGGGTGGATCCTCTTCCCTCGGGAGAAGAGTCACCGGAACGTTGTACGGACACAGGAGAGGCCATGTCACGTTCTCTGTCCAGTACGGTCCGAGATCAGACCCGGTGCTGCTCTTGGACCTAGCCATGTCAACGGCAACTCTAGTCAAAGAGATGGCGTCAGGGCTCGTCAGGATCGCGTTGGAGTGCGAGAAACGTCACCGTTCCGGGACCAAGCTTTTCCAGGAGCCTAAGTGGACAATGTATTGCAACGGGAGGAAGTGCGGTGCGGCCGTGTCGCGTGGAGGCGCGTGTACCGAGTCGGATTGGCGCGTGTTGAACACGGTGTCTAGGGTTACGGTTGGAGCTGGAGTTATTCCGACGGCGAAGAGTATTGATGACGTGTCCGGTGATGGTGGTTTCGGTGGTGGAACGGAGCTTGGGGAGTTGTTGTATATGAGAGGTAGATTCGAACGAGTCGTGGGGAGTCGTGACTCGGAGGCTTTCTACATGATGAACCCTGACAAAAACGGAGGTCCAGAACTCAGTATTTTTCTTCTTAGAATATGA